TTCACTGAACAAGAAACGGTGACCTGCTACGAAGATGTAACTAAGTGTGATGTAGAACGCTTCAAGCGCTTCTTCCACCTAATGCTAGATCACGGTGTATACCTTGCACCTTCAGCGTTCGAAGCAAGCTTCACATCGCTAGCTCACGGTTCAAAAGAGATCGACGCAACACTAGAAGCGGCTGACCGCTGTTTTGCAATCCTTGCTGCAGAGTAAAGCGATGTAGCTTTAACACATTGTTTTATAAAGGCTGCATTGTGCAGCCTTTTCTTTTTCAAGCAAACCTAGAGTGACAAAAAACTTCTCACCTTTTGCGACTTCCAATCAACGCTCCCAAAATAGAAACACCAGTAGCATTAAGGTGCCAAGCAACATTCGAAACCACGGGATCGCTTTTTTAGCTTGCTGTTCATTCTCTTGGCATTTGTTGTCGTTATTGCAACACCCCATAATGAAAACTCCTGATTGCTAACTCTCTGTTTTGCAGCCATTATAAACTGAGTTAGCAAACATAGAGACCATTACCGTGTCAGAAAAGATCAAAATTAACTCAAGTCATTGGGTGATTATTGTTGCCCTACTTGCGGCGGCGTATGCCTGTTATCTGTTGATTGAACCTTACGTCAATTCGATCGTGATGGCGTTCATCATCTCGCTACTCATGTTTCCTATCCACGAATGGCTTGAGAAAAAACTTCCCAATAAAGCCAACCTAGTCTCTCTACTCTCGTGCATTATTCTCACGTTCATCATTGTGATCCCTTTGCTTGCTGTCTTTGCTGCGATTGTTCAGCAAGGTTCGTTGTTCTCGCAAAACACTTATCAGTGGGTCACGCACGGTGGTATCCAAACTCTGTTTGAACATCCATTGGTGATTAAAGCACTGGCTTTTATCAATGACTACCTGCCATTCGATAAGATTGAACCACAAGCTATTGCGAAGAAAGTCGGCGAGTTCGCCACCAGCTTTGGCTCTAAACTGGTTGGTATCAGTGCCAAGATTTTAGGCGATGCGACCAATTTCCTAATGGACTTCTTCTTAATGTTATTTGTGCTGTTCTTCCTACTGCGCGACCACGACAAGATCATCACTGTGGTTCGCCACATATTGCCTCTGTCTCGCAGTCAAGAAGACAAGTTGCTTGAAGAGATCGAACAGGTTTCTAAATCCGCTGTTATGGGCTCATTTTTAACTGCGATTGCGCAAGGTTTTGCCGGTGGTTTAGGCATGTGGATTGCAGGATTCCCTGGGCTATTTTGGGGCACCATGATGGGCTTTGCCTCATTCATTCCGGTCGTTGGTACTGCACTGATTTGGGTTCCGGCCGCAGTTTACTTATTCCTAACCGGTGATACTACATGGGCTATTTTCCTTACGGTTTACTGTGTCGCAGTTGTGGGTTCGATTGACAATCTGCTTCGTCCACTCTTGATGCAAGGCAGCGCAGGTATGAATACGTTGATGATCTTTTTCTCACTATTAGGTGGTATTCAACTGTTCGGTCTTATCGGTCTGATTTACGGTCCACTGATCTTTGCGATTACTATCGTGTTGTTCAACATCTACGATGAAGAGTTTAAAGACTTCCTCGATCGACAAGACAATAGATAATCAGCTTAGCGACGATTAAAACTTCAAGCTTAGGGCGGATTATGCGAAAATCCGCCCCTATTTTTGCTAACGATTCAACAGAGAGCCCCTATGTCTGCCTATATCGCCCCAAGCCAAATCGCTCAACGCCAACTCGCCTACTTTGAAGGCAAACATGTTCTGGTTGCTGGTGAAGCGGAGGACCTCTTCCCTGTTGAATTGGCTAAGCACTGTGAGTCGGTATCGGTATTTACCTCAAACTACAGCTATTACCGTCAGTTAGAAAACTGTCACACCATTCAACGTTTCTACGGTGCCGAGTTCACTGAAGAGACTCAGGCAGACCTAGTTCTACTGTACTGGCCGAAGGCCAAAGCGGAAGCAGAGTTCTTATTGGCTATGTTGATGGCGAAGCTAGGTAAAGATACTGAAATTGTAGTTGTCGGTGAAAACCGCTCTGGTGTGAAGAGTATCGAGAAGATGTTCAAGACATACGGCAATGTCGTTAAATATGATTCCGCGCGCCGCTGTTCATTCTATTGGGGTCAATGTCTAGAGCAAGCACCAGCATTCAATCTTCAAGACTGGTTTAAAACCTACTCGGTAAACATTGGTGAGCAATCACTTACCGTTAAGAGCTTGCCCGGCGTATTCAGCCACGGTGAGTTTGATATCGGCAGCCAATTACTGCTGGATACACTACCAAGCCTAAACGGTAAGGTGCTTGATTTTGGTTGTGGTGCAGGTGTGCTTGGCGCTGTAATGGCTTCGCGTAACCCAGAGATCGAGCTAGAGATGTGTGACATCAGTGCTTTTGCTGTGGAATCAAGCAAAGCAACATTGGCAGCCAATGGGCTAAACGGCAGAGTATTCGCTTCAGATGTCTACTCTGACACATCAAAGGACTACCGCTTCATTATCAGTAACCCGCCTTTCCATTCAGGTCTAGACACAAGCTACAGCGCAACAGAAACACTATTGGCCGATGCGCCAAGCTATCTGAACGCTCAAGGTGAAATAATCATTGTGGCTAACAGCTTCCTCAAATATCCACCCATTATTGAGCAAGCCTTTGGTAAATGCGCGACTCTAAATAAGACTACAAAATTCGCTATCTATCACGCAGCGAAATAACCGACCTCTTCCAAGTGCAGGATAATGCCTGCACTTTCCGCTCAAATTACTCGCAAATTTTAGTAAATTTGCGCGACTGCACACGCTTTAAATAGCACTTACTTGTCAAAGTAAAAAAACTCGTTAATTTCGTTAAATTAGAAACCACTCAACCTATTCTTTGTACTCAATTTTCAAGTGATTTCAGAAGTACATTCAAGGAAGTAGTCCCTAATTTATGTTTAGATTCTATCGAAAGCAGAAGTTTAAGCGCCTTCAAAGCACGCTCATGCTAGCGTTTCTCGTGTTAAGTCTGACTCCTGTTACTCTTATCGCAGTCTTTTTCCTCCAATCTCATAGTCAAGATCTGCAAGAGCAGAGTACCTCCTATTTAGTCTCAGTTCGTGATACCAAACAACAACAGATCATTGATTACCTAGAAGCTCAAGAGTCTCAAGTGATTGGTTTTGTCCGTTCAGAGTTGGCTATCGCCAGTGGTGGGCGTTTCTATGGCCTTATTAATGCTTTTCAACGCCTCGGCTTAGACATCGAAGAAGCACGTAGCAATGCGCAACAACGCTATATTCAAGGTTCGGGTAATGAGGTAAAAACGTCAATTTTACCGGAGTCGAGTAGCTACGTTGGCAGTGAGCGTTATCGCCTACTTCATAAACGCTACCACAATGCCTATCTAGAGCTGATCAAACGTGCCGATTTTGACGATATTCTTCTAGTCGATATCAACGGCAATGTGGCCTATTCGGTATTTAAGCATGATAACTACGGTACTAATCTACTCACTGGCAAATACAAAGATTCAAACCTTGGGCTCACTTTCCAAAAATTGGCTAAAGACGTAACAGAAAAGCGCAAAATTAACGAAGATTACACTCCAGTGATCGTTTCTGATTTCTTAGACGAAAACGGCAAACAGAGCGCTTGGCTAGGTGCCCCTATTGTTCAGCAAGGTTACCTACACAGCTACGCAATGTTCCGACTGCCAATCAACGGCATCACTAAGCTGATTGCGGATCTCAACAAGAGCTCAAACATGCAGACTCTTCTTGTGGGTAGTGACCACCTCCCGAGAAGCCTGGCGCATTCTCAACAAGCCATCGACCTTAGCTTGGATGTGATAGATAAAGCGTTAGCAGGTGAGACGGCAGTTGGTACTTTCAACAACAGTTTGAATCAGGCCATTATTGCAGCATACGCGCCAATCAAGTTGGATTACGCAAACTGGGCGCTGGTGGTTGAACTGCCAGAAAAAGAAGCCTTTGCTCGAATCCATCAGCTTGAAAAAATCTTCGTCATCGTGATGTTAACCGCTATCATACTGGTGTTTGCTGCGTCTCATTACCTGTCTAATTTCATTACTTCTCCCCTGCTTAAGCTCACTTGGGCTGCCGAAAAAGTCTCAGCAGGCGATCTTGATGAAGCGATGATCAACACCGAACGAAAAGATGAAATAGGACGCCTAGCGGTAAGCTTTGAGCGTATGCAGCGCTCCATTCGTGAAAAGATGCGCTTAATCAAATCACAAAATGAAGAGCTTGAAGATAACCTCAAGACCATCCAAAAGCAGAACGAGGAGTTACAACTCGCCAACAAGCTCAAAGATGAATTCCTCGCTACGACCTCGCATGAACTGCGCACTCCTTTGCACGGCATGGTAGGTATTGCGGAGGCATTAATCTCTGGCGCGAATGGTCCTATCCCAGCAAACCAGAAATACCAACTGGATATCATCATCAACAGTGGTCAGCGCCTCGCTACACTGGTCGATGACCTTCTTGATTATCACAAAATGCGTTATGGCAGTTTAGACATTAAAAAGTCTGCTGTTGACCTCTCTGCTGCGACCAGCTTGGTACTTGAGCTATCACATCATCTACTTGGCAGTAAACCCATTCGTATCATCAACCAAGTTCCAACGGACTTAGGTCTTGTATCATCTGACCCGCAACGCCTAGAGCAGGTGATGTATAACTTGGTTGGTAATGCCATTAAGTACACCTCAGAGGGCAAAATCGTCATCTCTGCGAGTGTCATTGACGACAATATTCGCGTTCAGGTAGTCGATACTGGCCAAGGTATCCCAGCAGAGCATTTAGAACATATTTTTGAACCGTTAATTCAAGCAGGGCAAGAAGCAAGTTCATATCGACAAGGCGCGGGGCTTGGGCTATCGATCAGCCGTCAATTGATTGAATTAATGGGTGGTTCACTCTATGTCAGCAGCCAGCCGATGGTGGGAACAACATTCAGTTTCACCTTACCACTCGCCACACCGGAAGAGCTTGAACACTACAGTGAATCTAGCAGTTACTCACACTTCCAAGCTCCAGAAGTACTAGAGAGTAGCCAACAAGATAACAGTGAGATCCACGAAGACCCAGACGGCCCGCTATTAGTGATTGCCGATGATGAACCGGTTAACCTGCGCGTACTTGATAGCTTCTTAAAGCTGGAAGGCTACCGTGTTCGTACCGCTTGCGATGGTCCGGATACCATTGAGTTAATCGAAAAAGAGAAACCAGAGCTGTTACTGCTCGACATCATGATGCCAGGTATGAGCGGCTACCAAGTATGTGAAACACTAAGAAAGCAGTATGACCACGCACAATTGCCAATCATTATGCTGACCGCATTGAACCAACCCGAAGACCGCGTACGAGGCTTTGAGGTTGGCGCTAATGATTACCTATCAAAACCATTTAATAAACAGGAACTAGCGGCGCGAATCACGGCGCATTTATCAGCAAGTAAAGCGGAGCAAAGACGCATCGAGAACGATCAACTGCAACAAGAGTTGAAACATCGCGCAATGGTAGAAGCCAACCTGCTTGAAACCCAAGGTCGACTGCTTGAGCAATTAGAATCAGCGCCTGAAGCGATCATATGCATTCGTGATGACCAACGTATTCGCTTTGCGAATGACGCTGCCGCAAAACTCTTTAAACGCAGCCAAGAGCAACTCAAACGCTCAATGGCTGATGAGATCATCGCCCCTAAGTACTTACGCATAGACCAAGCGCACTACTGTGGCGAGATTGATGTCTACATCAGTGATACTCGCCAACGAGTGTCAAGTGACATTCTCAAGCTCCCAGAAGGCTCAGGGTTAGATACCATGTATATTTTCAACGTCGGTGGTGCAGTAAACTCAAATCGTATCAATGACCTAGAAACAGCCATAGAAGCGCTATCAAG
The Vibrio pelagius genome window above contains:
- a CDS encoding AI-2E family transporter, whose amino-acid sequence is MSEKIKINSSHWVIIVALLAAAYACYLLIEPYVNSIVMAFIISLLMFPIHEWLEKKLPNKANLVSLLSCIILTFIIVIPLLAVFAAIVQQGSLFSQNTYQWVTHGGIQTLFEHPLVIKALAFINDYLPFDKIEPQAIAKKVGEFATSFGSKLVGISAKILGDATNFLMDFFLMLFVLFFLLRDHDKIITVVRHILPLSRSQEDKLLEEIEQVSKSAVMGSFLTAIAQGFAGGLGMWIAGFPGLFWGTMMGFASFIPVVGTALIWVPAAVYLFLTGDTTWAIFLTVYCVAVVGSIDNLLRPLLMQGSAGMNTLMIFFSLLGGIQLFGLIGLIYGPLIFAITIVLFNIYDEEFKDFLDRQDNR
- the rsmC gene encoding 16S rRNA (guanine(1207)-N(2))-methyltransferase RsmC: MSAYIAPSQIAQRQLAYFEGKHVLVAGEAEDLFPVELAKHCESVSVFTSNYSYYRQLENCHTIQRFYGAEFTEETQADLVLLYWPKAKAEAEFLLAMLMAKLGKDTEIVVVGENRSGVKSIEKMFKTYGNVVKYDSARRCSFYWGQCLEQAPAFNLQDWFKTYSVNIGEQSLTVKSLPGVFSHGEFDIGSQLLLDTLPSLNGKVLDFGCGAGVLGAVMASRNPEIELEMCDISAFAVESSKATLAANGLNGRVFASDVYSDTSKDYRFIISNPPFHSGLDTSYSATETLLADAPSYLNAQGEIIIVANSFLKYPPIIEQAFGKCATLNKTTKFAIYHAAK
- a CDS encoding response regulator gives rise to the protein MFRFYRKQKFKRLQSTLMLAFLVLSLTPVTLIAVFFLQSHSQDLQEQSTSYLVSVRDTKQQQIIDYLEAQESQVIGFVRSELAIASGGRFYGLINAFQRLGLDIEEARSNAQQRYIQGSGNEVKTSILPESSSYVGSERYRLLHKRYHNAYLELIKRADFDDILLVDINGNVAYSVFKHDNYGTNLLTGKYKDSNLGLTFQKLAKDVTEKRKINEDYTPVIVSDFLDENGKQSAWLGAPIVQQGYLHSYAMFRLPINGITKLIADLNKSSNMQTLLVGSDHLPRSLAHSQQAIDLSLDVIDKALAGETAVGTFNNSLNQAIIAAYAPIKLDYANWALVVELPEKEAFARIHQLEKIFVIVMLTAIILVFAASHYLSNFITSPLLKLTWAAEKVSAGDLDEAMINTERKDEIGRLAVSFERMQRSIREKMRLIKSQNEELEDNLKTIQKQNEELQLANKLKDEFLATTSHELRTPLHGMVGIAEALISGANGPIPANQKYQLDIIINSGQRLATLVDDLLDYHKMRYGSLDIKKSAVDLSAATSLVLELSHHLLGSKPIRIINQVPTDLGLVSSDPQRLEQVMYNLVGNAIKYTSEGKIVISASVIDDNIRVQVVDTGQGIPAEHLEHIFEPLIQAGQEASSYRQGAGLGLSISRQLIELMGGSLYVSSQPMVGTTFSFTLPLATPEELEHYSESSSYSHFQAPEVLESSQQDNSEIHEDPDGPLLVIADDEPVNLRVLDSFLKLEGYRVRTACDGPDTIELIEKEKPELLLLDIMMPGMSGYQVCETLRKQYDHAQLPIIMLTALNQPEDRVRGFEVGANDYLSKPFNKQELAARITAHLSASKAEQRRIENDQLQQELKHRAMVEANLLETQGRLLEQLESAPEAIICIRDDQRIRFANDAAAKLFKRSQEQLKRSMADEIIAPKYLRIDQAHYCGEIDVYISDTRQRVSSDILKLPEGSGLDTMYIFNVGGAVNSNRINDLETAIEALSSYAFEGDKDKLQQLKELGGEFTRLADKAAGEGKNKQELMREVLVEAMTNALTYWESVTGESKFAFAEKSGLWRVYLDRSTLQTRTLDKYLRVETLPKTPRWRTVLSSLEFILDHCKEQTPERTHIEMLRDKLQKLLTS